One stretch of Myxococcota bacterium DNA includes these proteins:
- a CDS encoding SDR family NAD(P)-dependent oxidoreductase — protein MAGTVLITGGNSGIGLEAARALARDGWRVLIASRNRAASDAAARDIGGAVEVLDLDLSEFGSVRALAQSIESADVPLDALVCNAGIQFMKGPRLSSEGFELTIAANHLGHFLLTNLLLERLGKRAPTRIVVVASGVHDPAMKTGLPHPAIDDFETLARTGGPKKGEFNGLLAYVNSKLCNVWFAYELARRIDPARITVNAWEPGLVPGSGLARDYHPALQFLWHRVAPGLAAAIHPFYPGVSTKRRSGEALARMVTDPALAGVTGKYFPSHTRWSAAASSKESYDAERARALWDASVRLTRL, from the coding sequence ATGGCGGGCACGGTCCTGATCACCGGCGGCAACTCCGGCATCGGTCTCGAGGCGGCGCGGGCGCTGGCGCGCGACGGCTGGCGGGTCTTGATCGCGAGCCGCAACCGCGCGGCGTCGGACGCGGCGGCGCGCGACATCGGCGGCGCGGTCGAAGTGCTCGACCTCGACCTGTCCGAGTTCGGCTCGGTGCGCGCGCTCGCGCAGAGCATCGAGTCCGCCGACGTGCCGCTCGACGCGCTGGTGTGCAACGCGGGCATCCAGTTCATGAAGGGCCCCCGCCTCTCGAGCGAAGGCTTCGAGCTCACGATCGCCGCGAATCACCTGGGTCACTTCCTGCTCACCAACCTGTTGCTCGAGCGGCTGGGCAAGCGCGCGCCGACGCGCATCGTGGTGGTGGCGTCGGGCGTGCACGACCCGGCCATGAAGACCGGCCTGCCGCACCCGGCGATCGACGACTTCGAGACACTCGCGCGCACCGGCGGCCCGAAGAAGGGCGAGTTCAACGGCCTCCTGGCCTACGTGAACAGCAAGCTGTGCAACGTGTGGTTCGCCTACGAGCTGGCGCGGCGCATCGATCCGGCGCGCATCACGGTGAACGCCTGGGAGCCGGGTCTGGTGCCGGGCTCGGGACTGGCGCGCGACTACCACCCGGCGCTGCAGTTCCTGTGGCATCGGGTCGCGCCGGGGCTCGCGGCTGCGATCCACCCCTTCTATCCAGGAGTCAGCACCAAGCGCAGGTCGGGCGAGGCGCTGGCGCGCATGGTCACCGACCCGGCGCTCGCGGGAGTCACCGGGAAGTATTTCCCGTCGCACACCCGCTGGAGCGCGGCAGCGTCCTCGAAGGAGTCCTACGACGCCGAGCGCGCGCGCGCGCTGTGGGACGCGAGCGTGCGACTCACTCGCCTCTGA
- the truA gene encoding tRNA pseudouridine(38-40) synthase TruA, with translation MPRLRMTLEYDGTDFAGFQLQPDARTVQGVVEAAIAEITREQRRLIPAGRTDAGVHARGQVAHFDSDTRLSPPDLQRSLNAVLPRDVAVLQLADARPDFDARRDARAKLYVYRILNRPEPSPLRARTHLHLRAPLDLAAMAEAAKSLLGSHDFSAFRGAPGGVPEDESPRRSLDRLELVGRGDEISIEAEGRSFLRHMVRNIAGTLVEVGQGRRPPSEVAEVLASRDRARAGPTAAAHGLCLERVSYDPEPGS, from the coding sequence GTGCCCCGCCTGCGCATGACGCTCGAGTACGACGGCACCGACTTCGCGGGCTTCCAGCTCCAGCCCGACGCGCGCACCGTGCAGGGCGTGGTCGAGGCGGCGATCGCCGAGATCACGCGCGAACAGCGCCGCTTGATTCCGGCGGGGCGGACCGACGCAGGCGTGCACGCGCGCGGCCAGGTCGCGCACTTCGACTCGGACACGCGACTTTCGCCTCCCGATCTCCAGCGCAGCCTGAACGCCGTGCTGCCCCGCGACGTGGCCGTGCTCCAGCTCGCGGATGCCCGGCCCGACTTCGACGCGCGGCGCGATGCGCGCGCCAAGCTCTACGTGTACCGGATCCTGAACCGGCCCGAGCCGAGCCCGCTGCGCGCCCGCACGCACCTGCACCTGCGCGCACCGCTCGACCTGGCCGCCATGGCGGAGGCCGCGAAGTCACTTCTCGGAAGCCACGACTTCAGCGCCTTCCGGGGCGCCCCGGGCGGGGTTCCCGAAGACGAGAGCCCGCGCCGTAGCCTCGATCGGCTCGAGCTGGTCGGGCGCGGCGACGAGATCTCGATCGAGGCGGAAGGGCGGAGCTTCCTGCGCCACATGGTGCGGAACATCGCCGGAACGCTGGTCGAGGTGGGGCAGGGGCGGCGGCCCCCCAGCGAGGTCGCCGAGGTGCTGGCCTCGCGCGACCGGGCCCGCGCCGGCCCGACGGCAGCGGCCCACGGCCTCTGCCTCGAGCGCGTCTCCTACGACCCCGAGCCCGGGAGTTGA